In Turicibacter sanguinis, a genomic segment contains:
- the hisS gene encoding histidine--tRNA ligase: MNFNKPKGTYDVLPKDSARWQNVESLIREICSIFNYKEIRTPMFESTQLYHRSAGETSDVVSKETYDFKDRGDRMMTLRPEGTAGVVRSYIENKMYADQMVQKMFYIGPMFRYERQQKGRYRQHIQFGTEVFGSADPSIDAEVISLAVTLYKVLGLRNIKVKLNSLGDTESRENYRAALLAHFEGHKEELCADCQVRLEKNPLRVLDCKVDRNKEIMQSAPQMIDHLTEEDKAYFMNVQKYLKAMGIEYEYDASLVRGFDYYTHTIFEIQAEIEGFGSQNTLCGGGRYNKLVAELGGPTVPAIGFGMGLERLLLALEAENIQVAGEDAVDLFLITLGEDAKVFGSRLLLDLRSRGLACETDYLGKNLKGQFKQADRYHARYTAILGDEELQHGMINIKNNQTGTQESIPVGFVIDYIIEDQQRNHQHGGCCGGGCHDHQEEEHECCGGHGHGDDHECCGGNGHGCGCQH, from the coding sequence ATGAATTTTAATAAACCTAAAGGGACTTATGATGTTTTACCAAAAGATAGTGCTCGTTGGCAAAATGTTGAAAGTTTAATTCGCGAAATCTGTTCAATCTTTAATTACAAAGAAATTCGTACCCCAATGTTTGAAAGTACACAATTGTATCATCGTTCAGCCGGTGAAACATCTGATGTTGTGTCAAAGGAAACATATGATTTTAAAGACCGTGGTGACCGTATGATGACATTACGTCCGGAAGGAACAGCCGGTGTTGTACGTAGCTATATTGAAAATAAAATGTATGCGGACCAAATGGTACAAAAAATGTTTTATATTGGACCAATGTTCCGTTATGAACGTCAACAAAAAGGACGTTATCGTCAGCACATTCAATTTGGAACAGAAGTATTTGGAAGCGCGGATCCATCAATTGATGCCGAAGTTATTTCGTTAGCTGTTACTTTATATAAAGTTCTTGGACTTCGTAATATTAAAGTTAAGTTAAACTCTCTTGGAGATACTGAAAGTCGTGAAAATTATCGTGCTGCTTTACTTGCTCATTTTGAAGGGCATAAAGAAGAATTATGTGCAGATTGCCAAGTTCGATTAGAAAAAAATCCATTACGTGTTTTGGATTGTAAAGTTGATCGCAATAAAGAAATTATGCAATCAGCACCACAAATGATTGATCATTTAACTGAAGAAGATAAAGCTTACTTTATGAATGTACAAAAATATTTAAAAGCAATGGGAATTGAATATGAGTATGATGCAAGCTTAGTTCGTGGATTTGATTACTATACGCATACTATTTTTGAAATTCAAGCTGAGATTGAAGGATTTGGTTCACAAAATACATTATGTGGTGGTGGACGTTACAACAAGTTAGTAGCTGAACTTGGAGGACCAACTGTTCCTGCTATTGGATTTGGTATGGGACTTGAACGTCTATTATTAGCACTTGAAGCTGAGAATATTCAAGTAGCAGGTGAAGACGCGGTTGATTTATTCTTAATTACTCTTGGGGAAGATGCAAAAGTATTTGGATCACGTTTATTACTCGATTTACGTAGCCGTGGACTTGCTTGTGAAACAGACTATTTAGGTAAAAACTTAAAAGGTCAATTTAAACAAGCCGACCGCTATCATGCACGTTACACAGCGATTTTAGGTGATGAAGAGTTACAACATGGGATGATTAATATTAAAAATAATCAAACAGGTACACAAGAAAGTATTCCAGTAGGATTTGTTATTGACTATATTATCGAAGATCAACAACGTAACCATCAACATGGAGGATGTTGTGGTGGTGGATGCCACGATCATCAAGAAGAAGAACATGAGTGCTGTGGAGGACATGGTCATGGAGATGATCATGAGTGTTGCGGTGGAAATGGTCATGGATGCGGATGTCAACATTAA